One genomic window of Aliiroseovarius sp. M344 includes the following:
- the ettA gene encoding energy-dependent translational throttle protein EttA: protein MAAYQYVYHMDGVSKTYPGGKKCFENIRLSFLPGVKIGVVGVNGTGKSTLMRIMAGIDKDFQGEAWAAEGAKVGYLPQEPTLDESLDVRGNVMQGVAEKKAILERYNELAMNYSDETAEEMAKLQDEIDAQNLWDLDAQIDVSMEALRCPPDDADVTKLSGGEKRRVALCKLLLEAPDMLLLDEPTNHLDAETIAWLQQHLIDYKGTILIVTHDRYFLDDITGWILELDRGSGIPYEGNYSAWLEQKSKRLSQEAREDKSKQKTLERELEWMRQGAKARQAKSKARINAYNEMAGQSERDKVGRAQIVIPNGPRLGSKVIEVDGLKKHMGDKLLIENLSFSIPPGGIVGVIGPNGAGKSTLFKMLTGQETPDDGTIELGDTVKLSYVDQSRDDLNPNETVWEAISGGAELIELGDAQVNSRAYCSSFNFKGGDQQKKLNLLSGGERNRVHMARLLKEGGNVLLLDEPTNDLDVETLRALEDALVDFAGCAVVISHDRFFLDRICTHILAFEGDAHVEWFEGNFEDYEEDKKRRLGPDALEPKRLKHKKFTR from the coding sequence ATGGCCGCTTATCAATATGTCTACCACATGGACGGTGTTTCCAAGACCTACCCCGGTGGCAAGAAATGCTTCGAGAACATCCGGCTGAGCTTCCTGCCCGGCGTAAAAATCGGTGTGGTTGGCGTGAACGGCACTGGTAAATCGACCCTGATGCGCATCATGGCGGGCATCGACAAGGATTTCCAAGGCGAGGCTTGGGCGGCTGAAGGCGCCAAAGTTGGCTATCTGCCGCAGGAACCAACGCTGGACGAAAGCCTTGATGTGCGCGGCAATGTCATGCAGGGCGTGGCCGAGAAAAAAGCGATCCTTGAGCGTTATAACGAACTGGCCATGAACTACTCGGACGAAACCGCCGAGGAGATGGCCAAGCTGCAGGACGAGATTGATGCCCAGAACCTGTGGGACCTCGACGCGCAGATTGATGTCTCGATGGAGGCACTGCGCTGCCCCCCAGATGACGCCGACGTCACCAAGCTGTCGGGTGGTGAGAAACGCCGCGTGGCGCTGTGCAAGCTGCTGCTGGAAGCGCCCGACATGTTGCTCTTGGACGAACCGACCAACCACCTCGATGCGGAAACCATCGCGTGGCTGCAACAGCATCTGATCGACTATAAAGGCACAATCCTGATCGTCACCCACGACCGTTACTTCCTTGACGACATCACCGGCTGGATTCTGGAACTCGACCGTGGGTCGGGCATTCCTTACGAGGGCAACTACTCCGCGTGGCTGGAACAGAAGTCCAAACGGCTGTCGCAGGAAGCGCGTGAGGATAAATCCAAGCAAAAAACGCTGGAGCGCGAGTTGGAATGGATGCGTCAGGGCGCAAAAGCCCGTCAGGCGAAGTCCAAAGCCCGGATCAACGCCTATAACGAAATGGCTGGCCAGTCAGAGCGTGACAAGGTGGGCCGCGCCCAGATCGTCATCCCGAACGGTCCGCGTTTGGGGTCCAAAGTGATCGAGGTCGACGGCCTGAAAAAACACATGGGCGACAAGCTTCTGATCGAAAACCTGTCATTCTCTATCCCCCCCGGCGGCATCGTCGGCGTGATCGGCCCCAACGGCGCGGGTAAATCGACCCTTTTCAAGATGCTCACCGGGCAGGAAACACCAGACGACGGCACAATCGAGCTGGGCGATACGGTGAAACTGTCTTACGTCGACCAGTCGCGCGATGACCTGAACCCGAATGAAACCGTGTGGGAAGCCATTTCCGGTGGGGCCGAGCTGATCGAGCTGGGCGACGCGCAAGTTAATTCAAGGGCTTATTGCTCGTCCTTCAACTTCAAGGGCGGAGATCAGCAGAAAAAGCTGAACCTGCTGTCGGGTGGTGAGCGCAACCGCGTGCACATGGCGCGCTTGCTCAAAGAGGGCGGCAACGTGCTGCTGCTTGACGAACCAACCAACGATTTGGACGTGGAAACCCTCCGCGCCCTTGAAGACGCTCTGGTCGATTTCGCCGGCTGCGCCGTCGTCATCTCGCACGACCGCTTCTTCCTTGACCGTATCTGTACCCACATCTTGGCCTTCGAAGGCGACGCCCATGTGGAGTGGTTCGAAGGCAACTTCGAGGATTACGAAGAGGACAAGAAGCGCAGGCTGGGACCGGACGCGCTGGAGCCCAAG
- the mgrA gene encoding L-glyceraldehyde 3-phosphate reductase yields the protein MTYHPVEDRYEKMAYRRCGASGLKLPAISLGLWHNFGHDFPHATKQAICRAAFDNGITHFDLANNYGPPPGSAEEAFGEILQTDFAGFRDELIISSKAGYEMWPGPYGEWGSRKYLIASCDQSLKRMGVDYVDIFYSHRFDPNTPLEETMGALDHIVRSGRALYAGISSYNSQRTREAVAILNDLGTPCLIHQPSYNMLNRWVERDGLKDTLAELGVGSIAFTPLAQGLLTGKYLKGIPQDSRASQGKSLAPELVSDNVIKSLRALADIAESRGQTLAQMAIAWVLRDGGITTALIGASRPEQVIDCVGAVDRLNFTDEERAAIDASISEETANLWAASSETD from the coding sequence ATGACTTATCATCCGGTAGAAGATCGCTATGAAAAGATGGCTTATCGGCGCTGTGGGGCGTCGGGGCTGAAATTGCCCGCAATCAGCTTGGGGCTGTGGCACAATTTCGGGCATGACTTTCCACATGCGACCAAACAGGCGATATGCCGGGCTGCGTTTGACAACGGCATCACGCATTTCGATCTGGCAAACAACTATGGCCCGCCCCCGGGCAGCGCCGAGGAAGCGTTTGGCGAGATATTACAGACCGATTTTGCAGGTTTTCGCGACGAGTTGATCATCAGTTCCAAGGCGGGCTACGAGATGTGGCCGGGGCCGTATGGCGAATGGGGTAGCCGAAAATACCTGATTGCGTCTTGTGATCAGAGCCTCAAGCGGATGGGCGTGGATTATGTCGATATCTTTTACAGCCACCGGTTCGATCCAAATACGCCGCTTGAGGAAACCATGGGCGCCTTGGATCATATCGTGCGGTCGGGGCGGGCGCTCTATGCCGGGATTTCGAGCTATAACAGCCAGCGCACGCGCGAGGCTGTGGCGATCCTGAATGATCTGGGCACGCCCTGTCTGATCCATCAGCCCAGTTACAACATGCTGAACCGCTGGGTCGAGCGGGACGGGTTGAAGGACACGTTGGCGGAGCTCGGTGTCGGCTCGATTGCCTTTACACCGCTGGCGCAAGGGTTGCTGACGGGCAAGTATTTGAAGGGCATCCCGCAAGACAGCCGCGCCAGTCAAGGGAAGTCATTAGCGCCGGAATTGGTATCCGACAATGTGATCAAAAGTTTGCGCGCACTGGCAGATATAGCCGAGAGCCGCGGGCAGACATTGGCGCAAATGGCTATTGCATGGGTCTTGCGGGATGGCGGGATCACCACAGCGCTGATTGGCGCATCGCGTCCCGAGCAAGTGATTGATTGCGTCGGCGCGGTGGATCGGTTGAATTTCACCGATGAGGAAAGAGCGGCGATTGACGCCAGTATCAGCGAAGAGACCGCAAATCTGTGGGCCGCTTCCTCGGAGACGGATTAG
- a CDS encoding nicotinate-nucleotide adenylyltransferase: protein MRYNLPYARSGQVIGLLGGSFDPAHRGHVHITREALKRFGLDRVWWLVTPGNPLKANGPAPIDLRVQHARQMMQHPRVTVTDIETKTGTRYTAETLQAIQGLYPGVQFIWLMGADNLADFHRWERWEWIMENVPVGVIARPGDRVAARMSPAAERFQHAKIPGRSARLLARAVAPAWSLINVPMVDISSSQIRARGDW, encoded by the coding sequence ATGCGCTATAACTTGCCATATGCTCGGTCAGGTCAGGTGATAGGTCTGTTGGGTGGGTCATTTGACCCGGCCCATCGCGGCCATGTTCACATCACCCGAGAGGCGCTTAAGCGGTTTGGGCTGGATAGGGTCTGGTGGCTGGTAACCCCCGGCAACCCCTTAAAAGCCAACGGTCCTGCGCCGATCGATCTGCGCGTGCAACATGCGCGTCAAATGATGCAACACCCGCGGGTCACGGTCACGGACATCGAGACAAAGACCGGCACGCGCTACACGGCTGAGACGTTGCAAGCCATTCAGGGGCTGTATCCAGGGGTGCAGTTCATTTGGCTGATGGGCGCAGATAACCTTGCCGATTTCCACCGCTGGGAGCGTTGGGAATGGATCATGGAAAACGTGCCGGTTGGCGTCATCGCGCGGCCCGGGGATCGGGTGGCGGCTCGAATGTCGCCTGCCGCAGAACGGTTTCAGCACGCAAAGATTCCGGGGCGTTCGGCGCGTCTTTTGGCGCGCGCGGTCGCGCCTGCTTGGTCGTTGATCAATGTTCCCATGGTGGATATTTCCTCGTCGCAAATACGAGCGCGCGGCGATTGGTAG
- the dacB gene encoding D-alanyl-D-alanine carboxypeptidase/D-alanyl-D-alanine-endopeptidase yields the protein MVKEISRRAILGGLGASLASPAFANAPERSVRPAPKLLDFSKRSIPTADALIADANLGGKIGFVVADAKTGLILESHSPVLPLPPASVAKAITAVYGISALGLEHSFATEIIATGPIEAGVVQGDLVLVGGGDPTLDTNALAGLAKALKAKGVSTVKGDFIVYGGRLPYQRMIDAGQPDHLGYNPAVSGLNLNYNRVHFEWKRAGQGFDVALDARSDQFRPAVKMAQMQIIDRKGPVYTYDDAMGVDSWTVARGALGKGGSRWLPVRRPDLYAGEVFQVLARGVGIRLSGPVVSTIAPKGTVLAAHRSRALLDVARGMLKYSTNLTAEVIGLSASTARGETPSSLEASGAAMSDWMNTDLGARRAQFRDHSGLSDRSRVSAHDMVKALGSVGPNGYLRGLMKEVRPLDRKGRPINDAAYSIRAKTGTLNFVSSLAGYLTAPDGTPLTFAIFTADLDRREAIPKADRERPKGAKGWSRQSRWLQHQLLSRWALTYGT from the coding sequence ATGGTTAAAGAGATTTCGAGGCGTGCAATACTTGGGGGGCTGGGCGCAAGTTTGGCCAGTCCGGCATTTGCAAATGCGCCAGAGCGCTCGGTCCGGCCCGCGCCTAAACTCCTTGATTTCAGCAAGCGATCGATCCCGACAGCAGATGCGCTGATTGCGGACGCCAATCTGGGCGGCAAGATTGGCTTTGTGGTGGCGGATGCCAAAACAGGTTTGATACTGGAGTCGCATAGCCCGGTGCTTCCGTTGCCACCTGCAAGCGTGGCAAAAGCAATAACCGCCGTCTATGGTATCTCGGCGCTTGGTCTAGAGCATAGTTTTGCAACCGAGATTATTGCAACCGGCCCGATCGAAGCCGGCGTTGTCCAAGGCGATTTGGTGCTGGTGGGTGGCGGAGATCCGACCCTTGATACGAATGCCCTGGCAGGACTTGCCAAAGCGCTGAAAGCCAAAGGCGTTTCCACTGTGAAGGGCGATTTTATCGTTTATGGCGGGCGGCTTCCCTATCAACGAATGATTGATGCGGGGCAACCGGATCATCTTGGCTATAACCCTGCGGTATCGGGACTGAACCTGAACTATAACCGGGTGCATTTTGAATGGAAGCGCGCAGGGCAAGGCTTCGATGTAGCGCTGGACGCCCGTTCAGATCAGTTCCGTCCGGCCGTCAAGATGGCCCAGATGCAAATTATCGATCGCAAGGGGCCGGTATACACCTATGACGACGCGATGGGTGTGGACAGCTGGACCGTTGCGCGGGGCGCGTTGGGCAAGGGCGGCTCACGCTGGCTTCCTGTCCGTCGTCCGGACCTGTATGCCGGGGAAGTCTTTCAGGTGCTTGCGCGTGGCGTAGGCATTCGACTGTCTGGCCCCGTGGTAAGCACGATCGCACCTAAGGGCACAGTTCTGGCCGCTCACCGATCGCGGGCCTTGTTGGATGTCGCACGGGGTATGTTGAAGTATTCGACCAACCTGACCGCAGAAGTCATAGGTTTGTCCGCCAGCACAGCCCGCGGCGAAACGCCATCCAGTCTGGAGGCATCAGGTGCAGCCATGAGCGACTGGATGAACACGGATCTGGGCGCACGGCGCGCTCAGTTTCGCGATCACAGCGGCCTAAGCGACCGATCACGTGTTTCGGCGCATGACATGGTGAAAGCTTTGGGTAGCGTTGGTCCCAATGGGTATCTGCGTGGATTGATGAAAGAGGTGCGGCCGCTTGATCGTAAAGGCCGGCCGATCAACGACGCCGCCTATTCGATCCGAGCCAAAACCGGCACGTTGAATTTTGTCAGTTCGCTGGCAGGGTATCTGACAGCACCTGATGGCACGCCGCTCACATTTGCCATTTTCACCGCCGATCTGGACCGCCGCGAGGCCATTCCAAAGGCAGATCGCGAACGGCCCAAAGGCGCAAAAGGGTGGAGCCGCCAGTCACGCTGGCTGCAACATCAGCTGTTGTCGCGCTGGGCATTGACC